ATGTTAGGTGTTGTTTTAAAGGCAACTTCTTTAGTAGATATTGACAGTTTGATTGAGTCAATTAAAGAAAATATAAATCCAAAATATGTTGAAAAAAATATTGAGGCGGTGAAGTATGGAACAACCCTCACAGAAAAGGTATACAAACCAAGAATTGAAAGAAAAATTAAACGGACGATTGGCTTCGAATAATTTAAAAGAATCTTTTGAACATGCAATTGAAGGTATTATATATGCGTTATCAAGTGAAAGAAATTTAAGAATACATTTTTTTGTTGGTTTTGTAATTCTTTTTATAACATTGTTTTTACCTATTGATAAAAATAATTACATATGGATTTTTTTTGCAGTATTTTTTGTGATAATTTCTGAATTAATTAATACATTAATAGAAAAAATTTTAGATTTGTTTGTTCCAGAATATCATCCAATAGTTAAAGTA
This DNA window, taken from Thermosipho africanus Ob7, encodes the following:
- a CDS encoding diacylglycerol kinase family protein, giving the protein MKEKLNGRLASNNLKESFEHAIEGIIYALSSERNLRIHFFVGFVILFITLFLPIDKNNYIWIFFAVFFVIISELINTLIEKILDLFVPEYHPIVKVIKDISSGVVLWAALFSVVVGIAIIGNYLFNWNVLIAKVVGFVFVTAFPLIYLILGVRKWKKKR